AAGCTCGAGCGCCATGAGAAGATCATGGGCATGGGTCACCGGGTCTACAAGACCAAGGACCCGCGCGCCACGATCCTCCAGGGCCTCGCCCGCGACCTGTTCGAGAAGTTCGGCAGCTCACCGCTGTACGATATCGCGGTCGAACTGGAGCAGATGGCGATCGCCAAGCTGGGCCCGCGCGGGATCTATCCCAACGTGGATTTCTACGCCGGCATCGTCTACAACCGGCTGGCAATCCAGACCGACCTGTTCACGCCCATCTTTGCGGTGTCGCGCGTCGCAGGCTGGTCGGCGCACTGGATGGAGCAGATGCGGCATAACCGTCTCTTCCGCCCGACACAGGTCTACCAGGGGCAGCACGAGGTTCCCTACGTGCCCATGTCGGAGCGCAAGGAAGGGGTCAGGGCATCCTGACCCGTCAGTCGCCCCCTTGGTCGCGAGACGAAAAAGCCGCCCGGGAAACCGGGCGGCTTTTTCACATCCGCGGGGAACCGGGAACCCGGTTCCTGATCAGTAGTCGTCGTCCTCGTCCTCCTCGCCGTTATCATCATCATCGTCATCATCATCGTAGTCGTCATCATTGTCATCTTCGTAGTCGTCATCATCGTCACTGCCGTAGGACGAACTCCCCGCTCCGTAGTCGCGCATGCACTCTTCGGAGCAGAAGACCTCCTCGTCGACGTATAGCGCGTCGCCCCCGATGTTCTCGCCGCAGTAAGCACAGTTTTCCATTGCCGTCGACCTCTCGATGTTGGGACGTCCCCCGGCCACACCCGCCGGCTCCTACCCGGCGCGCCTGCAAACGGGGGACGGATTTGCTAATTAGCGGGGCGCGGCGGCGGTGTCAACGGAAATCGGGCGCGCCCGCCGCCGATGTCATTCCGCGGGCTTGCCGGAACGTCCTACGCGCGGCGCGGATCGGGGCATCCCCGTCGATTGTTCGGGCTCCCGGGGGTCAAATGCCCCATGGGGACGCCCCCGAACACCCCCGGGACGATCCGCCGGGCCGCGACCCATACTTCTAATAGGTTGAAATATATAGAGTTAAGTCTTGTGCCCCCCCCGGGGGGGCGGGCGTGGTATATCCGTTGCTGAATCCATTCTGGCTTCAGTCCGGTTGTTCCGCAGATTTTTCTCCCGGAGACCATAATGGCTTCCCTACGAACCTCGCTCAATCCGCTCGTGGACGAAGGCATCGTCATTACCGGGGCTATCGAGCCCGCGTACATGGAAGTCCTCACGCCCGATGCGCTGCGCTTCGTGGCGGACCTCGCACGCCGCTTCAGCGCGCGCCGGGGTGAACTCCTCAAGCTGCGGGCGATCCGCCAGCATGAGATCGACGCCGGGCACTTCCCGGACTTTCTCCCCGAGACCCGGCCTATCCGCGAGGCCACCTGGCGGGTGGCGCCCATTCCCCGCGACCTCGAGGACCGGCGGGTCGAGATCACCGGACCGGTAGACCGCAAGATGGTGATCAACGCGTTGAACTCCGGCGCCAACACCTACATGGCCGACTTCGAGGACTCGAATTCGCCCACCTGGGAGAACTGCGTGCTGGGGCAGGTCAACCTGCGCGACGCCGTGCGGCGCACCATCCAGTACACCAGCCCCGAGGGCAAGCAGTACGCGCTGGGAGAGACCACGGCCGCGCTCCTGGTGCGCCCGCGCGGGTGGCACCTGGACGAGCGGCACATGCGCGTGGACGGCAACGCGGTTCCGGGCGGGCTGTTCGACTTCGGGCTGTTCTTCTTCCACAACGCGGAGGAGCTGATGTCGCGCGGCTCTGGCCCCTACTTCTACCTGCCCAAGATGGAAAGCCACCTGGAGGCGCGGCTGTGGAACGACGTCTTCGTGCGCGCGCAGGAAACCATGGGCATTGCCAAAGGCACCATCCGCGCCACCGTGCTCATTGAGACCATCCTGGCGGCGTTCGAGATGGACGAGATCCTGTACGAGCTCCGCGAGCACTCATCGGGTCTCAACTGCGGGCGCTGGGACTACATCTTCTCGTTCATCAAGCGCTTTCGTAACCACGCGGCATTCGTGCTTCCGGACCGCGCCACCGTGGGCATGGACCGTCACTTCCTGAAGTCATACGTGGACCTGCTCATCAAGACCTGCCACCGCCGCGGCATCCACGCCATGGGCGGCATGGCGGCACAGATCCCCATCAAGAACGACCCCGCGGCCAACGATGCCGCCATCGAGAAGGTGCGCGCCGACAAGCTGCGCGAGGTGCGCGCGGGACACGACGGCACCTGGGTGGCCCACCCCGGGCTGGTGCCGGTGGCGAAGGAGATCTTCGACACCCACATGAAGACGCCCAACCAGATCCGCATTGCCCGCTCCGAGGTCGACGTCACCGCAGAGGACCTGATTGCCGTGCCGGACGGCACCATCACCGAGCAGGGCCTGCGCACCAACATCAATATTGGTGTGCTCTACCTGGAATCGTGGCTGCGCGGCTCCGGGTGTGTTCCCCTCTACAACCTCATGGAAGACGCCGCCACCGCCGAGATCTCCCGCGCCCAGGTGTGGCAGTGGGTGCGCCACGACGCGCGCATGGACGACGGCCGCACTGTCACCCGGGACCTCGTGCACGCCGTCCTGCGCGAAGAGATGGCGCGCATCCGCGCCGAGGCCGGCGAGGAAGCCTGGGCGGCGGGGCGCTTCGAGACCGCTTCCAAGTTGTTTGCCGGAATGATGACAAACGAGGAGTTCGCCGAGTTCATGCCCTCGCTGGCGTATGAATTCCTCAAATGAACGAACTCGCCTAAATCTCCGAACCGACGTGAGCCAGACGCACCCAGGAGGACACTTGCACATGGAAAGGCGCACGTTCATCAGAAAGACAATGGCGGAATGGGACACGTCTTCGCGCTGGGCCGGCATCGACCGGCCCTACACCGCGGAAGACGTATGGAAGCTGCGGGGCTCGTATCACATCGAGCACTCGCTGGCGCGCATGGGCGCGGACCGGCTGTGGAGCCTGCTCCACTCCGAGCCCTACGTCCACTCGCTCAGCGCCGTCACCGGCAACCAGGCCATCCAGCACGTTCGCGCGGGGCTCAACGCCATCTACGTGAGTGGCTGGCAGACCGCCGCCGACGCCAACACGGCCTCGGCGGTGTACCCCGACCTCTCGTTGTACCCGTGCGACAGCGTCCCCCAACTGGTGGGGCGCATCAACAACGCGCTCCTGCGCGCCGACCAGATCCACCACCACAAGGAGGGCAGGCAGAACGGCAACGGCGCCCACTGGCTGGCCCCCATCGTGGCGGACGCGGAGGCGGGTTTCGGAGGCACGCTGCACGCCTTCGAGATCATGAAGGCGATGATCCGCGAGGGCGCGGCGGGCGTGCACTTCGAAGACCAGCAGGCGTCGGTGAAGAAGTGCGGACACCTGGGCGGCAAGGTCATCGTGCCCACCCAGGAGTT
This portion of the Candidatus Krumholzibacteriia bacterium genome encodes:
- the aceB gene encoding malate synthase A, coding for MASLRTSLNPLVDEGIVITGAIEPAYMEVLTPDALRFVADLARRFSARRGELLKLRAIRQHEIDAGHFPDFLPETRPIREATWRVAPIPRDLEDRRVEITGPVDRKMVINALNSGANTYMADFEDSNSPTWENCVLGQVNLRDAVRRTIQYTSPEGKQYALGETTAALLVRPRGWHLDERHMRVDGNAVPGGLFDFGLFFFHNAEELMSRGSGPYFYLPKMESHLEARLWNDVFVRAQETMGIAKGTIRATVLIETILAAFEMDEILYELREHSSGLNCGRWDYIFSFIKRFRNHAAFVLPDRATVGMDRHFLKSYVDLLIKTCHRRGIHAMGGMAAQIPIKNDPAANDAAIEKVRADKLREVRAGHDGTWVAHPGLVPVAKEIFDTHMKTPNQIRIARSEVDVTAEDLIAVPDGTITEQGLRTNINIGVLYLESWLRGSGCVPLYNLMEDAATAEISRAQVWQWVRHDARMDDGRTVTRDLVHAVLREEMARIRAEAGEEAWAAGRFETASKLFAGMMTNEEFAEFMPSLAYEFLK